The region CAGTACCTTTGTAAGGGACATCATCAGTATGGCCTTCTACCATAATGTTAATGTCAGCGTTCTGCTCAAGAACAGGGATTAGTTGTTTTAATGCCGTTGCTCCTTTTGCATCGATCTCGTACTTGCCCGATTTGAACATCAACTTTTCCTCCAACGAAACGTAAACCTTGCCATTCTGCATGGTAATTGTTAAACCTTTACCCTCGAATCCGAACAATGCATCGGCAACCTTTTTGCGAAGCGATTGCATAATTGAATCCTTACTACTGAGAATCTTCTCAAGCTCTATCAATCTAGCATTTCTTTCCTCCAAATCCTTACTCATCTTTTCCAAATCTGCCTGCATATTATCGAGACCCCGTTTTCGCTGATACAACTTTCGCTCAAGCTCCTTAAGAGCATCCTCCTTTTGCTGTAATTCTTCCTGATTCCTTTGGATCTGAACCAAGAGCTTTCGGGTTTCATCCTTGCTACCCTGCATCACGCCATCCTGCAATTGCTGCAAATCAGCATAGCGCTCCTTAAGGGTAGAGAACTCTTCCTTCATCTTATTGAACTCAAGCGCTCTGTTGGCACTATCGGCAACAAGCCTATCGTTATTGGCTTTCAGCAATACCGATTTCGATTCCAGTTCCGAACTTTTCACATTTAACGCTTCGTTTTCCGTGGTAAGTTTTTCTCGTTCCTCTTCACATTTAGCATTTTTATCCTGTATAGCTTGGAACTCTTTTGCAGGAACACAAGCTGAAAGAATTAACGAACCTAAAAAAATGGCCTTAAGTATGTTGAACTTCGTTGACATAAGTTTTAAATGATAAGGTTTAAGCAAAGATATGAATTTTATTATAAGTCCATAATATCATTTGTTTAGATGCAACAAGAAGCATTACGAATTCTACAATCGCAATAAACGTAACAACCATTTAAATTTAAAAAACTTAAATAGTTTTAAATTGATGAAAATAAACCGCAGTATATTTAGAACGTATAATATCTTTGTCGATTAACATTTTTGTAATTTTACTGTTTTAAAAGCAAGTGAAAAAGTATTTACATGGGTGCTATTTTTAAACTGTTAAATGGAATAAATTCTCCGGATGACCTAAAAAAACTGAAACCCGAAGATCTTGAACTGTTAAGCACAGAGCTTCGTCAGTTCATTATTGATGTGGTATCGAATAACCCAGGCCATTTCGGAGCGAGTTTAGGCGTTGTTGAGTTAACAGTTGCCCTTCACTATGTATTCAATACACCTTACGATCGGATCATTTGGGACGTAGGGCATCAGGCATACGGTCATAAAATACTCACAGGTCGCCGCGATGTATTTCACACTAACAGAAAATATAAAGGTATTAGCGGCTTCCCGAAACGCGACGAGAGCCCTTACGATGCTTTTGGCGTTGGCCATTCATCAACCTCTATTTCTGCAGCACTAGGAATGTCTATTGCATCTGGTTTAAAACTCGAACCTCGCCAGGTTGTTGCTGTCATTGGCGATGGGGCTCTAACTGGCGGTATGGCTTTTGAAGGGTTGAATCATGGGGGAAGCCTAAAATCTAATCTTCTGGTAATCCTAAACGATAACAATATTTCAATTGACCCCAGCGTTGGCGCTCTAAAAGAATACTTGTTGGATATTACCACCTCCAAAACGTATAACAAGTTAA is a window of Tenuifilaceae bacterium CYCD DNA encoding:
- a CDS encoding cell envelope biogenesis protein OmpA, with product MSTKFNILKAIFLGSLILSACVPAKEFQAIQDKNAKCEEEREKLTTENEALNVKSSELESKSVLLKANNDRLVADSANRALEFNKMKEEFSTLKERYADLQQLQDGVMQGSKDETRKLLVQIQRNQEELQQKEDALKELERKLYQRKRGLDNMQADLEKMSKDLEERNARLIELEKILSSKDSIMQSLRKKVADALFGFEGKGLTITMQNGKVYVSLEEKLMFKSGKYEIDAKGATALKQLIPVLEQNADINIMVEGHTDDVPYKGTGDMLDNWDLSVKRATTIVRILLNGTKIDPVRITAAGRSQFLPVDKAKTADARQKNRRTEIILTPKMDEILKLLDNN